A window of Micromonospora eburnea genomic DNA:
CCCCGACCGGTCATCCGCTCCTACCGGCCGTGCTGGAACTTCCTGACGACACTCACGTGTTCACCGGCACGCTGCACCCCAGCGCCCCGTCGTGGCTGGCCGAGCACACCATCGGGGACCACTGCCTGCTTCCCGCGACCGCGTTCGTCGACATGGTGTTGCACGCCGCTCACCACACCGGTCATCACACCATCACCGATCTGGTCATCCACACGCCGCTTGCCCTGTCCGGTGACACCGCCACCGACATTCAACTCGTTATCGGTCCGGTGGACGCCACCGGCCATCGGGCCTGCACCATCCGCTCCCGCGCGCACACCACCACGGCGGGTCCCTGGAGTGACCACGTCACCGCCGAGGTCACCACCGGCACCGCCGGCGTTCCCGCCGTCCCCGCCATCGTCTGGCCACCCACCCATGCCAGCAGGCTGGACACCACCAACCTCTACCACCACCTCGACCAGCGGGGCCTGCGCTACGGCCCTACCTTCCAAGGCCTACGCCACGCCTGGAAACACCACAACGACCTCTACGCCGAGGTCCACCTCCCTGCCACCCCCCACCCACACCACCACACCATCCACCCCGCACTCCTCGACGCCGCGCTACACGCTCTCACCCTCCACCACCCCGACCACACCACCATCCAACTCCCCTTCTCCTGGACCGGCGTCACCCTCCATTCCGATCCCGGCAACACGGTCCGCGTGAAGCTGTCGCCCACCGGTGCCGATACGCTGGCCATCACCCTCATGGACGACCGGGGCACGCCGGTCGCCACGATCCAGTCGCTCTCTGTCCGACCGGTCGACTCTCAGCAGCTCGCCCGTGCCGCTGCGCGGCGAAGTGATTCGCTCTTCCGCCCCCGCTGGAAGCGACTGGCAGTACCCGCGGCGCCGGCGTCCGAGCCGATCGCCATCGTGGGAAGCGACCTGGAGTTGGCTCCGGCGTTGATGTCCCACACCCCGGTGAACGCCTACCCGAGCCTGGCCGCGCTTGTCGAGGCCATCGACAGCGGCCTGCCCGTACCTCGTACGGTGCTCGCTCCCTGCGGCGGTCACGCTGGCTCGAGCGTCCCCGTAGGTGCCCGTGCCGCCACCCACCGTGTGCTGACGCTCGTACAGGAATGGCTCGGCGAGAAACGACTCGCGGAGTCTCGGTTGGTCGTCGTCACTCGGCACGCGATGGGCGTGGACCCGACGGAAGAGGTACGTAACCTCACCCACTCGGCGTTGTGGGGGCTCATCCGCTCCGCCCGGAGTGAGAACCCCGGCAGATTCGCCCTCGTCGACCTCGACAACGATCCGGCTTCCATCAAGGCGCTGCCCACCGCTCTCGGATGCGATGAACCGGAGATGGCGGTACGCGTTGGCGTCCCGCAGGTGTGCCGACTGGCCCGGGCCGACGCTGACGGGGTCGACTCCGCCGGGTTCACGCTCGATCCGGAGGGAACGGTGCTGGTGGTGGGCGGAACGGGTGCGCTCGGTGCGCTCACGGCACGTCATCTGGTGACCTCGTACGGAGCCCGTCATCTGCTGCTCGCCAGTCGGCAGGGCGCGGCGGCGCCGACCGCCGCCGCGCTGGTCGCCGAGCTCACCGAACTGGGCGCGGCGAAGGTACGGGTCGCCGCCTGTGACGCCGCGGATCGCGACGCGGTGTACGAGCTCCTCACGTCAGTTCCCCCCGAGCACCCACTCACGGCGGTGATACACACTGCTGGAGCGGTGGACGACGCCACCATCGCGTCTCTCACCGCGGAGTCCCTGGACGCCGTACTCCGTGCCAAGGTCGACGGAGCCTGGCACCTGCACGAGCTGACCGCCGGGCTCGACCTCTCGGCCTTTGTTCTGTTCTCCTCGCTCGCCGGCACGCTGGGCAATCCGGGGCAGGCCAACTACGCCGCCGCCAACACGTTCCTCGACGCTCTCGCGCATCACCGGCGTTCGCTGGGACTGCCCGCCACGTCGCTGGACTGGGGTCCCTGGGACGGGCCGGACGGCATGGCGGGATCACTCGACCGCACGAGTCGTATCCGGATCCAGCGCAACGGCATCCTCGCGCTGCCAGCGGACCAGGGACTCGCCATCCTCGATACCGCGCTGGGCATGCCCGACGAGGCCCAGCTCGTCACGGCTCGCCTGGATCGGGCCGCGTTGTACGGGCTGGCGGACCGCGGGACTCTGCCCCCGATCCTGCAGGACCTCGTCGGCGGTCCCACCCACCCGGCCACCGGTGCCCGGCGAGGGCAGGTCGCGCTCATGCAGCGCCTGTCCGGGCTGTCTGGGAACGACCAGCGCGACGTCCTGTTGGATTTCGTACGCCATGAGATCAGCGCGGTGCTCGGACACGCCTCGGCCGCCTCCATCGAGCCGGAACGTGGACTGCTGGACATGGGGTTCGACTCGCTCTCGGCCGTCGAACTGCGCAACCGGCTCAGTGCCGTCACCGATCTGCGCATGCCGCCGACGCTGGCATTCGATCATCCCACCCCTGCCGCCCTGGCCCGGTACCTGCACGAGGCGCTCGCGCCGGACGGGGCGACCCCGCTGCCGGACGAGGACGCCGAGATCCGGGAGGCGATCGCGTCGATTCCCCTCGACCGGATTCGCGACGCCGGATTGTTGGAGACCCTGATGCGACTGGCCAGGAACGCGGTGCCGTTCGCGGTCACCGAGTCGGACGAACGACGCAGCACCATCGAGGAGGGAGACGTGGACGACCTGGTGCGCCTCGCGCTCGGCCAGTAGACGGCAACAGGTGCCGTGACCATGATCGTGCGCGGTGCTGGTAGGGAGTCGGCCGCCCCTGACCGTCGCCATTCCCAGCGCCGGTGTCAGCGCCCGACAGGCGGTGTCCGAGCATGCGCGTCACGTCCGGGCAGCAGGTCCTCATCGATACGTACCGGCGAGCGCCCGAACGGACGGGCCGGCGTGAGTCCCGTCGGCTCGCCGCAGACGGGTCGACCTTTGGCATCGGCGGCTCCAGGTGCACGCCGACGGCGCGGCCCACGGGGCGTACTGCGACCATCAGTGGCTGATCCCGCGGCTGGTGACGATCACGGAGATGAGCGACGAGGATCCCGTGCCGACGCACGAACCCGCCGCCAGACGGTGGGAGCCGCAACCACCGACAAGCGAGCGCCTGGCCCGCCGACAGACCAGCGCCCAGCGCACCGAGACCAGCCGGGCCTGGTCCGACTGGTCTCGGTGTACACGATGATGGACCCCGGATCTGCTACGCGCGTCGACGACCTCGGTGCCGAGGTCGTCCGAGTCGAGCGCCGGCGCCGGGTGGGTGCTGGGACCGCATGGGGGACTGCCGGCCGCAGCTCCAGCGTGCCGCCGTGCCCCTGGCGTATCTCTAGTGGCGGGGTGGGAGTCCTGTCCGGGACGGACAACTGGCCGGTCACGCCCGCCCCGTCCCCCGGGTCTCAGCGGGGGTCAGTCCCGGACAGACAGCTCCGCCCCGGGGACCGTGGGCATCAGCGCACGAAGCGGTGAGTCGGCGGGCAATGCCTGCATCAGGGCGCCGACCTTGCGCCGGTCCGCCTCTGACAGCTGTGGCATCAGGGGGATCCACGTGGAGTGGAAGCCGTTCGCCGGCGTCCTGACATGCTCCAGGTAGTCGGGCTCGGCGTTGTCGTTGATCAGCATTGCACCGGGACGCAGCTGCGGGGTGAGCAACCGGAGCACCTCCAGCGCCAACGAGGAGCCTCCCGCCGGGCTCCAGCCCTGGTCGCTCGCCTGGAAGCCGTCGATCACCGCGATGTCCACCGGGCCTCCGACGTCGGCGAGCGTGCTGCGGGCGTCACCAGTCCGAATCTCGACGAACGGGGACAGTCCTGCCTCGGCGACGTTCTTCCGGGCGATCTCGACCTTGGCCGGCACCAACTCGGAGCCGATCACGATGCCGCCCCCGTTGTCCCGGATCGCGGCGGCGAGGTAGATCAACGACGTCCCGACGGAGGTGGCGAAGTCGACGGCTCGGGTGGCCCGAGTGGCGCGGGTCAGCAGGTAGAGGAGTTCACCGAGTTCGGTACTGATCGACAGTGGGCATTCTGCGAAGTCGAACGGGTCGCTGCTCCAGGTGTCCGCCGCCATCGCCCGGCTGTTCACCTTTTCGAACGAGGCAATGTTCTCAGCATTCATGCGGTCCAGCACACTACGTACCCGCGGATCGCTGATGGCGTCCGGTCTGACCATTTCTTCTCCTTCGTTCGGGCCGGCCGGCGTTGGGGCGCCGCACCGGTTCGGTCGCTCTCCCGCCGGCGCAGCCCTCGTGGATGAACAGGCGACGGGGAGGCTGTGCATGGGCCGTCAGGCTGTGCCCCGCACACGCGCCGCCCCGGCCACGATTCGGCCAACCCACGGAAACGGCATTGGGGAACCTGATTGCCGTCGACGCGGAATCCTCACTCAGTTGATGGCCGGTATCTGACAACAACGCTGTTCGGGAAGCATCTTCGAGACCCCTAAAGTGAGCCTAACCTGCGGCTTCATCAGCCTTCCCATAGCGTTAGCACCTCTTTAGCACAGGATTGAAAGATACCTGGAGACGACGTACTGGCCGCAGTGATGCAGGGAAACCACATATACAGGCGTCAAACCCGATCACGATGGAACGCCGGCAGCAACCCGACCTCGCCGTGGTCGGTGTCGGGAACAACCGTCCACGAAGTGAAGGAAGAGCCGTGGCCACATCGCACCCGGTCCCGGTCCGACTGGATCCGTCCAGCCGGGGCCTGCACAGGCAGAGCGCCCAACTGCGGGAGCAAGGTCCAGCCGTTCTGGTGGAGTTGCCAGGTGGCGTTCCCGCCTGGTCGGTGACGCGCTACCACCTGCTGCGGAATCTGCTCGGCGATCCGCGGATCGCGGCCAATCCGAAGCATTGGCAAATCCTGGCCGACGGTGGGTTGCCGGCGGACTGGCCGCTTGCCGAGTTCGTCCTGCCGCCGTCGATGTCGTCGACGGACGGCGCCGCCCACCGACGGTTGCGCGGCTTGGCGACCAGGGCTCTGACACCCCGCCGTGTCGCGGAGCTCCGACCCGTCGTGGAACGGCGAGTCAGCGAGTACCTCGACCAGATGGAGTCCACGCTCGAAGAGGCCGACAGCGTGGACCTGATCTCGCAGTTCGCCTGGCCGCTGCCGGTCGCGATCAACTGCGACCTGTTCGACTTCCCGGTCGGACGGCGCGCTGAGATGCTCCGGCTGTCGCTGGGGAGCGCGAACGAGTTCGAGCCCGAGGTGAGGCAGAAGAACGGGCGGGCGCTCTACGAGATGCTGGTGTCGTTCCTGGCCGGGCGCCGGGCCGACGCCGACCGCAATCCGGGTGACGACGTGATCGGCGCCTTGCTCACTGCGGCGACCCCGGAGGGCGAGGTGCTCACCGACACCGAGATCCTCGGCGTCCTGGTGGCGTTTCTCGGTGCCGGCACCTCAGTGGCGCGGCTCATCACGAATACCGTGCGCTCTCTGCTAACTCACCCGGAACAGCGTGATCTGGTGCAGTCCGGCCAGCTGTCATGGAGCGCGGCGATCGAGGAGACCCTGCGCTGGGACGCTCCAGTCGGATACCTGCCGCTCCGCTTCGCCGTTGAGGACATCGTGCTCGACGAGCAGGTCACCATCCGCAAGGGCGACGCGATCGTGCTCTCCTGGGCCGTGGTCGGCCGGGACAGCGACGCCTACGGCCCCGACGCCGGTGAATTCAAGATCAGTCGTCAGCCGTCGCCGCACCTGACCTTCGGCTACGGCGTGCACTTCTGCATCGGGGCGCGGCTGGCCAGGCTGCAGGCCGAGATCGCGATCCCGGCCCTGTTCTCCCGCTTCCCACGACTGCGTGCCGCCGTGGACCTGGACGACCTGGAGGCGATTCCGTCGATCATGGGGAACGGCATTCAGACGCTGCCCATCGCGAAGGCCTGAACCGGGGTTCCGGTTCGAGCGGGACGACGAGAGGCTGCGGTCCGATCCGTGGCGGACCCTCCGGTGGGAGCGCAAGCGAGCCGGCGTGTCGACAGTGGCGCGACGAGCATGAGCGCCGCGATGACTCTGAGCGGAGCAGGCCCGGCGGTGACCTCAGAAGCGTCGGGGCCACTCTCGCCGAGAACGGCGGTGCGGGGGTCCGGGTGAAGGGGCGTTCATCCGGACCTCGGTCACCCGGTGGCCGCCGGGTTCGATGTCGGCGGTAGCCCTTGCCGACGATGGTGGCGAGCTTGCCGCGGCCGGGCCCGCGTAGCGTTGCCTGCCCGCCGCACGGCAGTCCTTCTCCCGGACCTTGGGTCGGGGCGGGGTTTCCGAGCAGGCCGCGGGATCGGGCGACCGCGACGGGCAGGGCGCCGATCTCGGCGGGCTCGGCAGCGGCCCGCGCGTTCGGTCGCCGATCTGACGTCGGGCAACCACCGCACAAAGCGGCGGACCGGGCCGGATCATGGCCAGCTCACGGGGCACCGGGCTGGCGAGCATCGAAAGCGTCCAACAATGCTCGGCCTGAACGCCACCGCAGGGTTCACCGTACACGAAAACGAACGCCGGACAGCCTCGCCGCAGAACGCGCGTGGACGCCAAGCGCGGCCCGACTCGCACGCTTCATGGATAATGAGTCCATCTGCGCTCTTGTTCACTCGCCACAAGAGAGGAACCCATGGTCCTACGCATGCTTGTCCGGCACGTACGTCTACATCCTACACCATCCGCGCTTCTGATTCTACTCCAACTCGTCCAAGCCATCGCCATCCTGTGGCTGCCGACCCTGAACGCCGGCATCATCGATCAAGGGATCATCAAAGGAGACAACGGCTACATCCTCCGCACCGGCGGCGTCATGCTGGCGGTGACCGTGCTGCAGGTGATCTGCGCGGCCGGCGGGGTGTATTTCGCCGCGGAGCTGGCCATGGCTCTGGGGCGAGACCTCCGTGCGCAGATGTTCGAGCGGATACAGAGCTTCTCGGCGCGGGAAGTCGGCCGGCTCGGCGTGTCCTCACTGGTCACCCGCACCACCAACGACGTCCAGCAGCTTCAGATGGTCGCACTGCTCGTGTTCACGATCATGGTATCCGCGCCCATCGTGGCGGTCGGGAGCATCGTCATGGCCCTCGGCCAGGACGTACCGCTCTCCGGCGCACTTCTGGTACTCATGCCGGTTCTGGCGGTCGTGATCGGATTGCTCATGCATCGCATGCGACCGCTGTACCGGGACATGCAGCAGCGTATCGAGGCGATCAACCGGATGCTGCGCGAGCAGATCAGCGGCATCCGGGTCATCCGGGCCTTCGTCAAGGAGGCGCACGAGCAGCGGCGCTTCGCGCAGGCCAACCGGGAGCTCATGGATGTCAGCATCCGCAGCGGCCAGGTGAGCGCGCTGATGATACCCGGAGTGATACTGGTGGTGAACCTGTGCAGCGTCGCCGTGATGTGGTTCGGGGCGCTTCGCATCGACAGCGGTGGGATGCAGGTCGGTGCCTTGACGGCATTTCTGGCCTACCTCGTGCAACTGCTCACCTCCGTGATCCTGGCGACGTCCATGTTCATGCTGCTACCAAGGGCAGAGGTGTGTGCCGAACGCGTCCACGAGGTGTTGGCCACCGCGTCCACCGTGTCGCCGTCCGGGGCACCGACGCGCCGGGTCGAGGAATCCGGGCACGTGGAGCTACGGCATGCGAGTTTCGCCTACACCGAGTCGGCGGAGCTGGTACTTCGGGACATCGACCTGGTCGCCCGACGCGGCGAGACCGTAGCAGTGGTCGGTTCCACCGGAAGCGGAAAGAGCACCCTGCTCGGCCTGATCCCCCGGCTGTTCGACGTCACCAGCGGCCAGGTGCTCATCAACGGTGTCGACGTGCGGGACATGGATCCGCGGCTGCTGACCTCGCTCATCGGCTACGTGCCGCAGAACCCGTACCTGTTCTCGGGGACGGTGGCGTCCAACCTGCGCTACGGCCGCCCGGAGGCGACCGACGAGGAGCTCTGGCACGCCCTCGAGGTGGCGCAGGGCAAGGACTTCGTGCAGCTCATGGACGGCGGCTTGGACGCACCGATCGCACAGGGAGGCAGCAACGTCTCCGGCGGGCAGCGGCAGCGGCTGGCGATCGCCCGCGCGCTGGTCCGCCGGCCGGAGATCTACCTTTTCGACGACTCGTTCTCGGCGCTCGACTACGCCACCGATGCGGCGCTGCGTGCGGCGCTGGCACAGGAGACCGAGTCCGCCACCGTCATCGTCGTCGCCCAGCGCGTCAGCAGCATCCGGAACGCCAACCGCATCGTGGTCCTGGACGAAGGCCGGGTGGTCGGCACAGGAACCCACGCCGCACTGATGGAGTCCAGCCCGACCTACCGGGAGCTCGTGCTCTCCCAGATCCCCGAGGGGGCAGCGGCATGACCCTCCAGAAAACGGCGCCCAAGAGCGAAGCCGCGCCAGCGGCGAACCTGGCCCGACTCATGACCGGCGGCCCGGGCGCGAAGCCGAGCAGCTTCACGGCATCGAGCCGCCGGTTGGCCGCGCTGCTGCGGCCCGAGCGGGGACTGGTCTGCACGGTTCTCGCGCTCGGCACGGCCAGTGTCACCCTGACCGTCCTCGGACCGAAGATCATCGGACGCGCGACCGACATCATCGTCGCCGGTGTCATCGGCCGGACCATGCCCGCCGACGTCACCAAGGGTCAGGCGTTGGAGCAGTTGCGGCAGCAGGGCCGCGGCGGCATCGCGGACATGCTGCGCTCCGTGAACTTCGTTCCCGGTCGGGGCATCGACTTCCACGCGTTCACCACGGTGCTCCTCGTCGTGCTGGCGTTGTACGTGGCGGCCGGCATCGTCTCCATCGCGCAGAGTCGCCTCGCCACCACGGTGATCCAGCGAGCCGTCTACCGCCTGCGCAACGACGTCGAGGCCAAGTTGTCCCGCCTCCCGCTGTCGTATTTCGACGGCACGTCCCGCGGCGAGGTTCTCAGCCGCACCACCAACGACATCGACAACGTGCAACTCGTCCTGCAGCAGACGCTGGGGCAGATCGTCAACTCGCTGCTCACGCTCATCGGCGTCCTCGCGATGATGCTGTGGATATCTCCGCTGCTGGCGCTCGTCGCGGTCGTCACCGTACCGGTGTCGCTGTACCTGGCCTCACGCGTCGCCAAACGGTCGCAGGGCGAGTTCGTCCAGCAGTGGCGCTCCACGGGCCAGCTCAACGGACACATCGAGGAGATGTACACCGGGCACGCGGTGGTGAAGGTCTACGGCCGGGAGGAGCAGGCCGCAGCGACCTTCCATGAGCACAACGAGGCGTTGTACCGCTCCGGCCGTCGGGCCCAGGCGATGTCGGGCGTCATCCAGCCCGCGATGGTGTTCATGGGCAATCTCAACTATGTGCTGGTGGCGGTCATCGGCGGCCTGCGGGTCACCGCCGGCGCCCTGTCGATCGGTGAGGTGCAGGCATTCATCCAGTACTCCCGCCTCTTCAGCCAGCCATTCACTCAGATCTCCAGCATGGCCAACCTGCTGCAGTCCGGGGTGGCATCGGCGGAGCGGGTCTTCGATCTGCTCGACACCGGCGAGCAGCCCCCGGACCCGGTCCCGGGAGCCCGGCTGCCGCAGGTTCGCGGACGGGTCGTGTTGGAGAATGTGTCGTTCCGCTACAGCGCCGACAAGGAGCTGATCACCGACCTGTCACTGGTGGTGGAACCGGGTCAGACGGTCGCGATCGTCGGACCGACGGGCGCGGGCAAGACGACGCTGGTGAATCTGCTGATGCGGTTCTACGAGTTGGACAGCGGCCGGATCACCCTGGACGGCACCGACATCGCGACCATGTCCCGGGGGGAGCTGCGGTCCCACATCGGCATGGTGCTCCAGGACACCTGGCTGTTCGGTGGCACGATCGCGGACAACATCGCCTACGGCCACGAGTGCGCGACCCGTGAGCAGGTCACACAGGCCGCGCTGCTGGCACACGCGGATCGGTTCATCCGTACGCTGCCGGACGGCTACGACACGGTGATCGGTGACTCCGGCACCGAGCTGAGCGCGGGAGAGAAGCAGCTCATCACCATCGCGCGCGCGTTCTTGTCCGATCCGGGCATCCTCATCCTCGACGAGGCCACCAGTTCGGTGGACACCCGGACCGAGATGCTGATCCAACAGGCCATGATCAGGCTGAGCGGCGACCGCACCAGCTTCGTCATCGCCCACCGGCTCTCCACCATCCGCGACGCGGACGTGATCCTGGTGATGGAGTCGGGCGCGATCGTCGAGCACGGCCGCCACGAGGAATTACTGCACGCGGGTGGCGCCTACTCCCGGCTGTACGAGGCGCAGTTCGCCGCGTCGACGACGAGCTAACCGCGTTTCCGAGCAGGTGTTCGCGGTGGTGACACCGCGTTGGGCCCGCGTCCCTACGCGACCCGGCGGTTCCGGCCGGCCCGGCCGGAACCGCCGGTCGCCACCTCGACCAGCGCGCCTACCACCTCCGCGGGTGTCGGCAGGGCGCGGATCTCCGCGCTGAGCTCGGCGGCCGCGGTGCGGAAGGAGGTGTCCGTGAGGACCGCCGAGGTCGCCGCGGTGACGGTCGTGGCGCTGATGTCCTCCGGCGCCACCCTGATGCCCGCCCCCGCGGCGGCCATTTTCTCGGCGTTGAACCGCTGTTCTCCGAATCGCTCCACCACCGCCACCTGCGGGACGCCCAGCGCGGCGGCGGTGAGGGTGGTGCCGGAACCGCCCGTGTGCACCACCGCGGCGCAGGTCGGCAACAGCAGGTTCAGCGGCAGGCTCTCCATCACCCGGACGTTCTCCGGCACCGGCCCGAGCCGCTGACGGTCCGCGGCGTTGGCCGCCACGACGACCTCGACGTCGAGGCCCGCCAGTCCGGTCACGATCTGCGGAAGAAGGAAGGTCTCGTCACCGAGCATCCGGGCCGTCGACGTTCCCCAGGTGAGGCACACGCGCGGACGCTCGCCCGCAGCGACCAGCCAGGGCGGCAGCTCACCCGGCCCGTTGTACGGCACGTACTGCATGAAGATCCGATTGGGTACGTTCCCGGTGCTCATCCGCGGCGGGCACGGATCGATGGTTCGCGCGGCGTAATCGTCGCGAACCGTCACCCCGTAGCGGGCGCACAGCTTTGCCACGACCTCCGGGGGCAGGACGGCCGCGGTCTGCGGGTTCTCCAGGAACATCACCGGCCCCCAGAGCATCCGTACGAACGGTGCGCCGACCATTTCCGCGATGAGCGGGGCCGCGAAGGGAATCGGATCGGCCAGGACGAGGTCGGGTCGCCAGTCGCGGATGAGCGGAAGCAGGTCCGTCACCATGGCCTCCGCCTGGCTGGCGAGCTTGTTCACCATCGCGTCGGGCTGCGAGGTCATGAACCTGCGCAGCTTCTCGTCCGCGGAGACTTCCGCCGCACCGTCGGCGGCGGGCGCTCCTCCCCCGGTGCTCTGCCGCGAGCGGGGCCGGGAGTCGTAGCCGGTCGTCAGCGGCACGGCGGCGAGTCCGGTGCTGGCGATGGCGCCGAGGATGGGAGGCGAGCCGGCGACGCGAACCTCGTGCCCGGCGGCCCGGAATCCCCACGCCAACGGCACCATGGGGAACCAGTGCGGCACGGCCGGCATCGTGATGAACAGAACCCGCATCACACGTCTCCTTCTCTGCTGACCGGACAGCGTATGCAGGACCGCTAAAGACGACCCAACCCCGGACTTTTCCCGGGTTCGGCACCAGCGCCGGCACCCGACGCGCCGGGGGTTAGGCCGGCTTTAGGCCGACGTCGAAGGATGGCTCCGAGCGAACGGAGGCCAGGTTGCGATCTGACGTCATCATCATTGGCGCTGGCCCGACCGGACTGATGCTGGCGTACGAGTTGGCCCTGGCCGGGGTGTCTCCCCTCGTGCTGGAGAAGGCGCCGGCACCGCGGACCGAACCCAAGGCCAACGGCCTCGTCGGGCAGATCGTGGAGCTGCTGCGGTACCGCGGCCTGCTGGACCGGTTCCGCACCGAGGCGCGGTTCGTCGGAGCGCCACCGGCGTTCACCTTCGGCGCGGTGACGCTGCGGCTCTCGCAGTTGACGGAGAGCCCGCTGCAGCTGCTGGCATTGCCGCAACCACGGTTGGAGGCGCTGCTCACCGAGTGTGTCCTCGAACGCGAC
This region includes:
- a CDS encoding O-methyltransferase, yielding MVRPDAISDPRVRSVLDRMNAENIASFEKVNSRAMAADTWSSDPFDFAECPLSISTELGELLYLLTRATRATRAVDFATSVGTSLIYLAAAIRDNGGGIVIGSELVPAKVEIARKNVAEAGLSPFVEIRTGDARSTLADVGGPVDIAVIDGFQASDQGWSPAGGSSLALEVLRLLTPQLRPGAMLINDNAEPDYLEHVRTPANGFHSTWIPLMPQLSEADRRKVGALMQALPADSPLRALMPTVPGAELSVRD
- a CDS encoding cytochrome P450 family protein; protein product: MATSHPVPVRLDPSSRGLHRQSAQLREQGPAVLVELPGGVPAWSVTRYHLLRNLLGDPRIAANPKHWQILADGGLPADWPLAEFVLPPSMSSTDGAAHRRLRGLATRALTPRRVAELRPVVERRVSEYLDQMESTLEEADSVDLISQFAWPLPVAINCDLFDFPVGRRAEMLRLSLGSANEFEPEVRQKNGRALYEMLVSFLAGRRADADRNPGDDVIGALLTAATPEGEVLTDTEILGVLVAFLGAGTSVARLITNTVRSLLTHPEQRDLVQSGQLSWSAAIEETLRWDAPVGYLPLRFAVEDIVLDEQVTIRKGDAIVLSWAVVGRDSDAYGPDAGEFKISRQPSPHLTFGYGVHFCIGARLARLQAEIAIPALFSRFPRLRAAVDLDDLEAIPSIMGNGIQTLPIAKA
- a CDS encoding ABC transporter ATP-binding protein, with protein sequence MVLRMLVRHVRLHPTPSALLILLQLVQAIAILWLPTLNAGIIDQGIIKGDNGYILRTGGVMLAVTVLQVICAAGGVYFAAELAMALGRDLRAQMFERIQSFSAREVGRLGVSSLVTRTTNDVQQLQMVALLVFTIMVSAPIVAVGSIVMALGQDVPLSGALLVLMPVLAVVIGLLMHRMRPLYRDMQQRIEAINRMLREQISGIRVIRAFVKEAHEQRRFAQANRELMDVSIRSGQVSALMIPGVILVVNLCSVAVMWFGALRIDSGGMQVGALTAFLAYLVQLLTSVILATSMFMLLPRAEVCAERVHEVLATASTVSPSGAPTRRVEESGHVELRHASFAYTESAELVLRDIDLVARRGETVAVVGSTGSGKSTLLGLIPRLFDVTSGQVLINGVDVRDMDPRLLTSLIGYVPQNPYLFSGTVASNLRYGRPEATDEELWHALEVAQGKDFVQLMDGGLDAPIAQGGSNVSGGQRQRLAIARALVRRPEIYLFDDSFSALDYATDAALRAALAQETESATVIVVAQRVSSIRNANRIVVLDEGRVVGTGTHAALMESSPTYRELVLSQIPEGAAA
- a CDS encoding ABC transporter ATP-binding protein, which encodes MTLQKTAPKSEAAPAANLARLMTGGPGAKPSSFTASSRRLAALLRPERGLVCTVLALGTASVTLTVLGPKIIGRATDIIVAGVIGRTMPADVTKGQALEQLRQQGRGGIADMLRSVNFVPGRGIDFHAFTTVLLVVLALYVAAGIVSIAQSRLATTVIQRAVYRLRNDVEAKLSRLPLSYFDGTSRGEVLSRTTNDIDNVQLVLQQTLGQIVNSLLTLIGVLAMMLWISPLLALVAVVTVPVSLYLASRVAKRSQGEFVQQWRSTGQLNGHIEEMYTGHAVVKVYGREEQAAATFHEHNEALYRSGRRAQAMSGVIQPAMVFMGNLNYVLVAVIGGLRVTAGALSIGEVQAFIQYSRLFSQPFTQISSMANLLQSGVASAERVFDLLDTGEQPPDPVPGARLPQVRGRVVLENVSFRYSADKELITDLSLVVEPGQTVAIVGPTGAGKTTLVNLLMRFYELDSGRITLDGTDIATMSRGELRSHIGMVLQDTWLFGGTIADNIAYGHECATREQVTQAALLAHADRFIRTLPDGYDTVIGDSGTELSAGEKQLITIARAFLSDPGILILDEATSSVDTRTEMLIQQAMIRLSGDRTSFVIAHRLSTIRDADVILVMESGAIVEHGRHEELLHAGGAYSRLYEAQFAASTTS
- a CDS encoding nucleotide disphospho-sugar-binding domain-containing protein, whose amino-acid sequence is MRVLFITMPAVPHWFPMVPLAWGFRAAGHEVRVAGSPPILGAIASTGLAAVPLTTGYDSRPRSRQSTGGGAPAADGAAEVSADEKLRRFMTSQPDAMVNKLASQAEAMVTDLLPLIRDWRPDLVLADPIPFAAPLIAEMVGAPFVRMLWGPVMFLENPQTAAVLPPEVVAKLCARYGVTVRDDYAARTIDPCPPRMSTGNVPNRIFMQYVPYNGPGELPPWLVAAGERPRVCLTWGTSTARMLGDETFLLPQIVTGLAGLDVEVVVAANAADRQRLGPVPENVRVMESLPLNLLLPTCAAVVHTGGSGTTLTAAALGVPQVAVVERFGEQRFNAEKMAAAGAGIRVAPEDISATTVTAATSAVLTDTSFRTAAAELSAEIRALPTPAEVVGALVEVATGGSGRAGRNRRVA